A DNA window from Ahaetulla prasina isolate Xishuangbanna chromosome 7, ASM2864084v1, whole genome shotgun sequence contains the following coding sequences:
- the TEX52 gene encoding testis-expressed protein 52, with protein sequence MATWKERHYLCAEKYILWPGFSPRPYHKLATQKPPHTDSKIKVLQKMRCPLEEAVLWHIWGYHTWLDVGRLPPIYGPRPDVPFDSNTWRWITAPRKPSMAEPPVPPPSLLDGNTYAKFIEGEGLFVDLRQKKRVLSLTQKEVNKCEYLKFRSECRAPPLDAQGNIIPPKMLSRYRHLLPGKPPASVCVALQPVVSSSPECWHYPCPSFQPHYQDSAVKFALKNSGPIYQDVVEKYQELVLSGSPIRCPTPASQINRQA encoded by the exons ATGGCTACCTGGAAAGAGAGGCACTACCTCTGTGCGGAGAAATACATACTATGGCCGGGGTTTTCTCCCCGACCCTACCACAAACTAGCTACTCAGAAGCCTCCGCACACAGATTCCAAGATCAAAGTTCTCCAGAAGATGCGTTGCCCTCTCGAGGAAGCTGTCCTTTGGCACATCTGGGGCTACCACACCTGGTTGGATGTTGGGAGGCTGCCCCCCATCTACGGGCCCAGACCGGACGTGCCATTCGATAGCAACACGTGGCGATGGATCACTGCTCCCAGGAAGCCCTCCATGGCTGAGCCACCGGTCCCACCTCCTTCCCTCTTGGATGGGAACACCTACGCCAAATTCATTGAAGGGGAAGGCTTGTTTGTGGACCTCAGACAGAAGAAACGAGTCCTGAGCCTAACGCAGAAAGAAGTGAACAAGTGCGAGTACCTGAAGTTCAGGAGTGAGTGTCGGGCTCCACCTTTGGATGCTCAAGGGAACATTATACCTCCCAAAATGCTCAGCAG GTACAGACATCTGCTTCCAGGAAAACCCCCGGCTTCCGTCTGTGTGGCGCTACAACCTGTGGTATCTTCTTCTCCAGAATGTTGGCATTATCCCTGTCCGAGTTTTCAACCCCATTACCAAGACTCGGCCGTTAAGTTTGCGCTGAAGAACAGCGGCCCCATTTACCAGGATGTGGTGGAGAAATACCAGGAACTGGTCCTTTCTGGGAGCCCTATACGGTGTCCCACTCCAGCCAGTCAAATAAACAGACAAGCCTAA